A single Pan troglodytes isolate AG18354 chromosome 19, NHGRI_mPanTro3-v2.0_pri, whole genome shotgun sequence DNA region contains:
- the WNT3 gene encoding proto-oncogene Wnt-3, with product MEPHLLGLLLGLLLGGTRVLAGYPIWWSLALGQQYTSLGSQPLLCGSIPGLVPKQLRFCRNYIEIMPSVAEGVKLGIQECQHQFRGRRWNCTTIDDSLAIFGPVLDKATRESAFVHAIASAGVAFAVTRSCAEGTSTICGCDSHHKGPPGEGWKWGGCSEDADFGVLVSREFADARENRPDARSAMNKHNNEAGRTTILDHMHLKCKCHGLSGSCEVKTCWWAQPDFRAIGDFLKDKYDSASEMVVEKHRESRGWVETLRAKYSLFKPPTERDLVYYENSPNFCEPNPETGSFGTRDRTCNVTSHGIDGCDLLCCGRGHNTRTEKRKEKCHCIFHWCCYVSCQECIRIYDVHTCK from the exons GTCCCTGGCCCTGGGCCAGCAGTACACATCTCTGGGCTCACAGCCCCTGCTCTGCGGCTCCATCCCAGGCCTGGTCCCCAAGCAACTGCGCTTCTGCCGCAATTACATTGAGATCATGCCCAGCGTAGCCGAGGGCGTGAAGCTGGGCATCCAGGAGTGCCAGCACCAGTTCCGGGGCCGCCGCTGGAACTGCACCACCATAGATGACAGCCTGGCCATCTTTGGGCCCGTCCTCGACAAAG CCACCCGCGAGTCGGCCTTCGTTCACGCCATCGCCTCGGCCGGCGTGGCCTTCGCCGTCACCCGCTCCTGCGCCGAGGGCACCTCCACCATTTGCGGCTGTGACTCGCATCATAAGGGGCCTCCTGGCGAAGGCTGGAAGTGGGGCGGCTGCAGCGAGGACGCTGACTTCGGCGTGTTAGTGTCCAGGGAGTTCGCGGATGCGCGCGAGAACAGGCCGGACGCGCGCTCGGCCATGAACAAGCACAACAACGAGGCGGGCCGCACG ACTATCCTGGACCACATGCACCTCAAATGCAAGTGCCACGGGCTGTCGGGCAGCTGTGAGGTGAAGACCTGCTGGTGGGCGCAGCCTGACTTCCGTGCCATCGGCGACTTCCTCAAGGACAAGTATGACAGCGCCTCGGAGATGGTAGTAGAGAAGCACCGTGAGTCCCGAGGCTGGGTGGAGACCCTCCGGGCCAAGTACTCGCTCTTCAAGCCACCCACGGAGAGGGACCTGGTCTACTACGAGAACTCCCCCAACTTTTGTGAGCCCAACCCAGAGACGGGTTCCTTTGGCACAAGGGACCGGACTTGCAATGTCACCTCCCACGGCATCGATGGCTGCGATCTGCTCTGCTGTGGCCGGGGCCACAACACGAGGACGGAGAAGCGGAAGGAAAAATGCCACTGCATCTTCCACTGGTGCTGCTACGTCAGCTGCCAGGAGTGTATTCGCATCTACGACGTGCACACCTGCAAGTAG